A DNA window from Hevea brasiliensis isolate MT/VB/25A 57/8 chromosome 2, ASM3005281v1, whole genome shotgun sequence contains the following coding sequences:
- the LOC110672918 gene encoding kinesin-like protein NACK1: MTVRTPGTPASNIDRTPASTPGGPKAKEEKIVVTVRLRPLNKKEQLAKDQVAWECLDDNTIVFKPPTQERTAQQTPFTFDKVFGPTCLTETVYEEGVKNVALSALMGINATIFAYGQTSSGKTYTMRGITEKAVNDIYKHIVNTPERDFTIKISGLEIYNENVRDLLNSESGRNLKLLDDPEKGTVVEKLVEETASNDQHLRHLISICEAQRQVGETALNDTSSRSHQIIRLTIESTLRENSDCVRSFVASLNFVDLAGSERASQTHADGARLREGCHINLSLMTLTTVIRKLSVGKRSGHIPYRDSKLTRMLQHSLGGNARTAIICTLSPALSHVEQSRNTLFFATRAKEVTNNAHVNMVVSDKQLVKHLQKEVARLEAELRTPDPSNEKDFKIQQMEMEIEELRRQRDLAQSQVDELRKKIQEDQQASSTLESPRPSVKKCLFYSDALLPKLDGKELSGCDGTRKTILRQSMRQSSTAPFALMHEIRKLEHLQEQLGEEASRALEVLQKEVACHRLGNQDAAETIAKLQAEIREMRSIQPVPKEVEIGSVVAPNKSVSANLKEEITRLHSQGSTIADLEEQLENVQKSIDKLVMSLPSNNPQSNCEATSKAKNQPKKKKILPLASSNGANRQNFIRSPCSPLSTSWQILENDTENKAPGNEEILSSETQPESEKGTPTKSEEGGDVLSKEGTSGYQRSGSVNMKKMQKMFQNAAEENVRSIRAYVTELKERVAKLQYQKQLLVCQVLELEANEAAGYNLEDEENINETETQVSWQVTFKEQRQLIIELWDVCYVSIIHRTQFYLLFKGDLADQIYMEVELRRLTWLQQHLTEIGNASPARVGDEPTISLSSSIRALKREREFLAKRLTSRLTVEERDALYMKWDVPLEGKQRKLQFVNKLWTNPHDARHVQESAEIVAKVVGFCGGGNMSKEMFELNFALPMDRRPWVMGWNPISNLLHL, encoded by the exons ATGACAGTCAGAACCCCAGGAACACCAGCTTCTAACATTGACAGGACACCAGCATCAACTCCTGGAGGTCCTAAAGCAAAGGAAGAGAAGATTGTAGTTACCGTACGATTGAGACCACTAAACAAAAAAGAGCAGTTAGCTAAAGACCAAGTAGCATGGGAGTGTCTTGATGATAACACCATTGTATTTAAGCCACCTACTCAGGAACGCACAGCTCAACAGACCCCTTTCACATTTG ataaagtttttggcCCCACTTGTTTAACTGAAACTGTATATGAGGAAGGAGTAAAGAATGTTGCTTTGTCTGCTTTGATGGGAATAAATG CAACCATATTTGCATATGGGCAAACTAGCAGTGGGAAGACATATACGATGAGAGGAATAACTGAGAAAGCTGTCAATGACATCTATAAGCATATAGTGAAT ACCCCTGAGAGAGATTTTACGATTAAGATTTCTGGACTAGAAATATATAATGAAAATGTCAGGGACCTGCTGAATTCAGAATCTGGTAGAAATCTCAAGCTTCTAGATGACCCAGAG AAAGGTACTGTGGTTGAGAAGTTGGTGGAAGAAACAGCAAGTAATGACCAGCACTTGAGGCATCTGATCAGTATTTGTGAAG CCCAAAGGCAAGTTGGTGAGACTGCCCTTAATGATACTAGCTCGCGGTCACACCAAATTATAAGGCTG ACGATAGAAAGTACCCTCCGTGAAAATTCAGATTGTGTGAGATCTTTCGTTGCAAGCCTG AATTTTGTAGACCTAGCTGGAAGTGAAAGAGCCTCACAGACACATGCAGATGGAGCCAGGCTCAGGGAAGGCTGCCATATTAATCTTAGTTTGATGACTCTGACAACGGTGATAAGAAAGCTCAG TGTTGGGAAAAGAAGTGGTCATATACCCTACCGCGACTCGAAGCTTACTCGCATGTTGCAGCATTCACTTGGTGGGAATGCTCGTACTGCCATCATATGTACTTTAAGTCCAGCACTTAGCCATGTTGAACAATCTCGAAACACTCTCTTCTTTGCCACACGAGCAAAAGAAGTTACTAACAATGCCCATGTCAACATG gttGTTTCAGATAAGCAGCTGGTGAAGCATCTACAGAAGGAAGTGGCCAGGCTGGAAGCAGAGCTGCGCACTCCTGACCCTTCAAACGAGAAAGACTTCAAAATTCAACAG ATGGAGatggaaattgaagaattaagacGCCAGAGAGATCTTGCACAATCTCAAGTGGATGAGCTACGGAAAAAAATTCAAGAGGACCAACAG GCTTCAAGCACCTTGGAATCACCACGTCCATCAGTGAAGAAGTGTCTCTTTTATTCTGATGCATTGTTGCCAAAACTGGACGGCAAGGAGTTGAGCGGCTGCGATGGAACAAGAAAAACTATTTTAAGGCAGTCTATGAGGCAATCATCAACTGCACCTTTCGCGCTAATGCATGAAATTCGCAAACTAGAACATCTTCAGGAGCAACTTGGAGAAGAAGCTAGTCGAGCTCTAGAAGTACTACAGAAGGAGGTTGCTTGTCATAGACTAGGTAACCAAGATGCAGCTGAGACAATTGCTAAATTGCAAGCAGAAATAAGAGAAATGCGATCCATTCAACCAGTACCTAAGGAAGTAGAAATTGGCAGTGTTGTAGCTCCTAACAAAAGTGTCAGTGCCAACCTCAAGGAAGAGATAACAAGACTTCATTCACAGGGAAGTACTATTGCAGATCTCGAAGAGCAATTGGAAAATGTTCAGAAGTCTATAGACAAATTAGTAATGTCTCTTCCAAGCAACAATCCACAATCAAACTGTGAAGCAACTTCCAAAGCTAAGAATCAACCAAAGAAGAAAAAGATACTTCCTTTGGCATCAAGTAATGGTGCCAACAGGCAAAACTTTATAAGGTCTCCTTGCTCACCACTATCAACTTCTTGGCAAATTTTGGAAAATGACACTGAAAATAAAGCTCCAGGGAATGAAGAAATATTATCCTCTGAGACCCAGCCAGAGTCTGAGAAAGGGACTCCTACAAAGAGCGAAGAAGGTGGAGATGTATTATCAAAGGAAGGCACTTCAGGATATCAACGTTCTGGTTCAGTTAATATGAAGAAAATGCAGAAGATGTTTCAGAATGCAGCAGAAGAAAATGTAAGAAGCATAAGAGCATATGTGACAGAACTGAAGGAACGTGTTGCCAAACTGCAATACCAAAAGCAGTTGCTTGTTTGCCAG GTCCTTGAGCTGGAAGCAAATGAAGCAGCTGGTTATAATCTTGAGGATGAGGAGAACATAAATGAAACAGAAACTCAAGTTTCATGGCAAGTAACTTTTAAGGAGCAAAGGCAGCTGATCATTGAGTTATGGGATGTGTGCTATGTATCCATCATCCATAGGACACAGTTTTATTTGTTATTCAAGGGGGATCTTGCTGATCAAATATACATGGAAGTTGAGCTCAGGCGCTTGACTTGGTTGCAGCAGCATTTGACAGAAATTGGCAATGCAAGCCCAGCTCGAGTAGGAGATGAGCCTACAATTTCCTTATCATCAAG TATTAGAGCATTGAAACGCGAAAGGGAATTCCTGGCAAAGAGGCTGACCTCACGTTTAACGGTGGAAGAAAGAGATGCACTGTACATGAAATGGGATGTTCCGCTTGAGGGGAAGCAGAGGAAGCTGCAGTTTGTGAACAAATTGTGGACGAATCCCCATGATGCAAGGCATGTTCAGGAAAGTGCAGAGATAGTGGCAAAGGTTGTTGGTTTTTGCGGAGGAGGAAATATGTCAAAGGAGATGTTTGAGCTCAATTTTGCCTTACCAATGGATAGGAGACCATGGGTCATGGGCTGGAACCCaatttcaaaccttttacatttGTGA